From the genome of Vicia villosa cultivar HV-30 ecotype Madison, WI linkage group LG2, Vvil1.0, whole genome shotgun sequence, one region includes:
- the LOC131649129 gene encoding uncharacterized protein LOC131649129 isoform X2 yields the protein MSSSATSRIQLTTISRLRSSFLKKLPEPLLRAVADCLSSSLSSAVEPSRILRDYLAAPATTDLAYSAILEYTMAERVRSPAVVTRCVTILKRYLLRYKPSEETLLQIDHFCLTIIAECDNNLNPPWSRSLNQQSCASTTLKNKSPLSISKFASEAIVKSLSYVRSLVAQHIPKRLFQPSTFSRPSSASGQSLPTLSSLLDKSLSSQLYPASIQETAEKDSITSSISKLSKIENFDEKDKLGFIAHDVLQWRWLEKQQSPSMLAENDNAVGLQETRAHNFLEVGAAALLVGGIESKMKGQPRKYFGTDDMPYLNQLLQSSPVTSITNSSSARPHLRAIAAYKHIKTGPRQVWHDFPASTFRPRARQLFQYRCYRYYHMLTSEQQPLRLNPAELCEVIAAVCSEIATPNTNFTTMSTRLTNNSGKPSMDVAVSVLIKLIIDMYVLDSRIATPLTLTLLEEMLSSSKTACRARAFDLILNLGVHAHLLEPMIADDTSTIEEEYSQESLFESNIQLMAQGSRKGNFSSKLDNFSAMDNLESWILNILYEILLLLVQIEEKEESIWASALSCLLYFVCDRGKIQRKRLKVLDIRVIKALIQISRKNSWAELVHCKLISILANMFYEVSDEAIEPVPITPKFLVNQLDMIGGVQFLFLEYALVNSKEERKNLYSILFDYVLHQINETCVATRANEYSDDEIRPLASLLAQTNAAEAFYISVKLGVEGIGELLRRSIASSLSRYPNSKRLNTLLETVTEKFDEMISSFTHLEGEFSHMIQITKTHRSPENMEGVALRNDIGLQAKHSWSTLHSLLHSERLSYRQNGCTWLGDLLIDEISGERDGTIWSNIKSFQENICQAGKHDSSATPDAPLPISLMCGLLKSKHNYIRWGFLFVLERLLMRCKFLLDEYEMQQSRRSDLGHRKKDWHLDKAHAVIDMMSSALLFQINEKDCTNKYETDSTNILKMCDILFSQLCLRVPPAMALAHGDDVQHDNNLNCLSLNKKSDDDNSVPKGNTLHKDRPNEEEYGSRSSYPINNHMDHETAAMAALLLQGQAIVPMQLIARVPAALLYWPLIQLDGAATDDIALGIAVGSKGRGNLPGATSDIRATLLLLLVGKCTSDPVAFKEVGGERFFRHLLDDTDSRVAYYSSAFLLKRMMTEKPDEYQHMLQNLVVKAQQSNNEKLLENPYLQLRGILQLANDLGYDL from the exons ATACAAACCAAGTGAGGAGACTTTACTGCAGATAGACCATTTTTGCTTAACCATTATTGCTGAATGTGATAATAACCTAAATCCACCATGGTCAAGATCTTTGAACCAACAATCTTGTGCATCAACAACACTAAAAAATAAATCTCCTTTGTCCATATCTAAATTTGCTTCTGAGGCTATTGTGAAGTCACTGAGTTATGTGCGTTCCCTAGTGGCACAACACATTCCAAAGCGACTTTTTCAGCCATCTACATTTTCAAGACCTTCTTCCGCATCAGGACAATCACTTCCGACATTGTCATCATTGTTAGATAAATCCCTCAGTTCCCAACTATATCCAGCAAGCATCCAAGAAACGGCAGAGAAGGATTCAATCACTTCATCTATTTCAAAATTatctaaaattgaaaattttgatgaaaaagacAAACTCGGGTTCATTGCCCATGATGTTCTACAATGGCGTTGGCTTGAGAAGCAGCAGTCACCATCAATGCTAGCTGAAAA TGATAATGCTGTGGGTTTACAAGAAACGAGAGCACATAATTTCTTAGAAGTAGGTGCTGCGGCTCTACTTGTAGGAGGCATTGAGTCTAAGATGAAGGGGCAACCGCGGAAATATTTTGGAACTGATGATATGCCTTATCTAAATCAACTATTGCAGTCCTCTCCAGTAACATCAATTACTAATTCTTCATCGGCTCGTCCTCACCTGAGAGCAATAGCAGCATATAAACACATCAAAACAGGGCCTCGTCAAGTTTGGCAT GACTTTCCTGCGAGTACATTCCGTCCTCGAGCTCGACAGCTCTTCCAATATCGTTGTTACAG ATATTATCATATGCTTACCAGTGAGCAACAACCTTTGCGATTGAACCCTGCTGAGTTATGTGAAGTTATTGCTGCAGTTTGCTCAGAGATTGCTACACCAAATACCAATTTCACGACAATGTCAACTAGGCTAACCAATAACAGTGGAAAACCATCAATGGATGTTGCTGTGAGCGTTcttataaaactaattattgacaT gtATGTTCTGGATTCTCGGATAGCTACTCCGCTCACTCTTACTTTGCTTGAG GAGATGCTTAGTTCTTCCAAAACCGCATGCAGGGCTCGAGCATTTGATTTAATTCTAAATCTTGGGGTTCATGCTCATCTTCTAGAACCAATGATAGCTGATGACACTTCCACAATTGAAGAAGAATATTCTCAAGAATCcttatttgagagtaacattcaacTTATGGCCCAAGGGAGTAGAAAAGGAAACTTTTCTAGCAAATTGGACAATTTCTCTGCAATGGATAATTTAGAATCTtggattttaaatattttgtatgagATACTACTTCTTCTCGTGCAG ATTGAAGAAAAGGAGGAATCTATCTGGGCATCCGCACTTAgttgtttgctttattttgtcTGTGATAGAGGAAAGATCCAGAGAAAACGATTGAAAGTTCTTGACATCAGG GTTATCAAAGCACTTATACAAATCAGCAGGAAGAATTCTTGGGCAGAATTAGTTCATTGCAAGCTTATTTCCATTTTAGCGAACATGTTTTATGAAGTTTCTGATGAAGCCATTGAGCCTGTACCTATCACACCAAAGTTTCTTGTGAATCAACTTGATATGATTGGTGGagttcaatttctttttcttgag TATGCCCTTGTGAACTCCAAAGAAGAGAGGAAAAATTTGTATTcgatactttttgactatgtcttgCACCAAATTAATGAAACATGTGTAGCTACAAGAGCCAACGAATATAGTGATGATGAGATCCGACCGCTCGCTAGCCTGCTCGCTCAAACAAATGCAGCTGAGGCATTTTATATTTCTGTTAAACTTGGGGTAGAAGGGATTGGGGAGCTTTTGAGAAGATCAATTGCATCTTCACTGTCCAGATATCCCAACAGCAAACGTTTAAATACG CTTTTGGAAACTGTAACTGAGAAATTTGATGAAATGATAAGTTCATTCACTCATTTGGAAGGAGAGTTTTCTCATATGATACAGATAACCAAAACTCACAGGTCTCCTGAAAATATGGAAGGCGTTGCTCTAAGAAATGACATCGGTCTGCAGGCAAAGCACTCATGGAGTACATTACATTCTCTTCTTCATTCGGAAAGACTTTCTTACCGACAAAATGGGTGTACCTGGTTAGGTGATCTGCTTATTGATGAAATCAGTGGAGAAAGAGATGGAACTATTTGGTCAAATATAAAATCCTTCCAGGAGAATATTTGTCAAGCTGGAAAACACGATTCTTCAGCTACACCAGATGCTCCTTTGCCTATTTCACTTATGTGTGGGCTTTTAAAGTCAAAACATAACTATATTAGATGGGGATTCTTATTTGTTCTTGAAAGGCTTCTTATGAGATGCAAATTTTTGTTAGACGAGTATGAAATGCAACAATCAAGGCGCAGTGATCTTGGGCATAGGAAGAAAGATTGGCATCTTGATAAAGCCCATGCGGTGATTGACATGATGAGCAGTGCTTTGTTGTTTCAGATTAATGAAAAAGACTGCACGAATAAATATGAAACAGACTCCACCAACATTCTGAAA ATGTGTGATATATTATTCTCCCAATTATGCCTAAGAGTACCCCCTGCTATGGCTCTGGCCCATGGAGATGACGTGCAAcatgacaataatttaaattgcCTCAGTTTAAACAAAAAGAGTGATGATGATAACAGTGTCCCTAAAGGAAATACTTTACACAAAGATAGACCTAATGAGGAAGAATATGGTAGCAGATCCAGCTACCCTATTAACAATCATATGGATCATGAGACTGCAGCAATGGCAGCACTTCTTCTACAAGGACAGGCCATTGTCCCAATGCAATTAATTGCTCGTGTTCCTGCTGCTTTGCTATATTGGCCGCTAATACAATTGGATGGAGCGGCTACAGATGATATTGCATTGGGTATTGCTGTTGGAAGCAAAGGAAGAGGAAACCTGCCTGGTGCCACATCTGATATCAGGGCCACCCTTCTCCTGCTTCTTGTCGGTAAATGCACATCGGATCCAGTTGCTTTCAAGGAAGTTGGTGGAGAACGATTTTTCAG GCATCTTTTGGATGACACAGATTCCAGGGTGGCATATTACTCTTCTGCTTTTCTTCTGAAG CGAATGATGACCGAGAAGCCTGACGAATATCAACACATGCTTCAGAATCTTGTTGTCAAAGCTCAGCAG AGCAACAATGAAAAACTGTTGGAAAATCCTTACCTTCAATTGCGAGGCATCCTTCAACTAGCAAATGATCTTGGATATGATTTGTAA
- the LOC131649129 gene encoding uncharacterized protein LOC131649129 isoform X6, protein MSSSATSRIQLTTISRLRSSFLKKLPEPLLRAVADCLSSSLSSAVEPSRILRDYLAAPATTDLAYSAILEYTMAERVRSPAVVTRCVTILKRYLLRYKPSEETLLQIDHFCLTIIAECDNNLNPPWSRSLNQQSCASTTLKNKSPLSISKFASEAIVKSLSYVRSLVAQHIPKRLFQPSTFSRPSSASGQSLPTLSSLLDKSLSSQLYPASIQETAEKDSITSSISKLSKIENFDEKDKLGFIAHDVLQWRWLEKQQSPSMLAENDNAVGLQETRAHNFLEVGAAALLVGGIESKMKGQPRKYFGTDDMPYLNQLLQSSPVTSITNSSSARPHLRAIAAYKHIKTGPRQVWHDFPASTFRPRARQLFQYRCYRYVLDSRIATPLTLTLLEEMLSSSKTACRARAFDLILNLGVHAHLLEPMIADDTSTIEEEYSQESLFESNIQLMAQGSRKGNFSSKLDNFSAMDNLESWILNILYEILLLLVQIEEKEESIWASALSCLLYFVCDRGKIQRKRLKVLDIRVIKALIQISRKNSWAELVHCKLISILANMFYEVSDEAIEPVPITPKFLVNQLDMIGGVQFLFLEYALVNSKEERKNLYSILFDYVLHQINETCVATRANEYSDDEIRPLASLLAQTNAAEAFYISVKLGVEGIGELLRRSIASSLSRYPNSKRLNTLLETVTEKFDEMISSFTHLEGEFSHMIQITKTHRSPENMEGVALRNDIGLQAKHSWSTLHSLLHSERLSYRQNGCTWLGDLLIDEISGERDGTIWSNIKSFQENICQAGKHDSSATPDAPLPISLMCGLLKSKHNYIRWGFLFVLERLLMRCKFLLDEYEMQQSRRSDLGHRKKDWHLDKAHAVIDMMSSALLFQINEKDCTNKYETDSTNILKMCDILFSQLCLRVPPAMALAHGDDVQHDNNLNCLSLNKKSDDDNSVPKGNTLHKDRPNEEEYGSRSSYPINNHMDHETAAMAALLLQGQAIVPMQLIARVPAALLYWPLIQLDGAATDDIALGIAVGSKGRGNLPGATSDIRATLLLLLVGKCTSDPVAFKEVGGERFFRHLLDDTDSRVAYYSSAFLLKRMMTEKPDEYQHMLQNLVVKAQQSNNEKLLENPYLQLRGILQLANDLGYDL, encoded by the exons ATACAAACCAAGTGAGGAGACTTTACTGCAGATAGACCATTTTTGCTTAACCATTATTGCTGAATGTGATAATAACCTAAATCCACCATGGTCAAGATCTTTGAACCAACAATCTTGTGCATCAACAACACTAAAAAATAAATCTCCTTTGTCCATATCTAAATTTGCTTCTGAGGCTATTGTGAAGTCACTGAGTTATGTGCGTTCCCTAGTGGCACAACACATTCCAAAGCGACTTTTTCAGCCATCTACATTTTCAAGACCTTCTTCCGCATCAGGACAATCACTTCCGACATTGTCATCATTGTTAGATAAATCCCTCAGTTCCCAACTATATCCAGCAAGCATCCAAGAAACGGCAGAGAAGGATTCAATCACTTCATCTATTTCAAAATTatctaaaattgaaaattttgatgaaaaagacAAACTCGGGTTCATTGCCCATGATGTTCTACAATGGCGTTGGCTTGAGAAGCAGCAGTCACCATCAATGCTAGCTGAAAA TGATAATGCTGTGGGTTTACAAGAAACGAGAGCACATAATTTCTTAGAAGTAGGTGCTGCGGCTCTACTTGTAGGAGGCATTGAGTCTAAGATGAAGGGGCAACCGCGGAAATATTTTGGAACTGATGATATGCCTTATCTAAATCAACTATTGCAGTCCTCTCCAGTAACATCAATTACTAATTCTTCATCGGCTCGTCCTCACCTGAGAGCAATAGCAGCATATAAACACATCAAAACAGGGCCTCGTCAAGTTTGGCAT GACTTTCCTGCGAGTACATTCCGTCCTCGAGCTCGACAGCTCTTCCAATATCGTTGTTACAG gtATGTTCTGGATTCTCGGATAGCTACTCCGCTCACTCTTACTTTGCTTGAG GAGATGCTTAGTTCTTCCAAAACCGCATGCAGGGCTCGAGCATTTGATTTAATTCTAAATCTTGGGGTTCATGCTCATCTTCTAGAACCAATGATAGCTGATGACACTTCCACAATTGAAGAAGAATATTCTCAAGAATCcttatttgagagtaacattcaacTTATGGCCCAAGGGAGTAGAAAAGGAAACTTTTCTAGCAAATTGGACAATTTCTCTGCAATGGATAATTTAGAATCTtggattttaaatattttgtatgagATACTACTTCTTCTCGTGCAG ATTGAAGAAAAGGAGGAATCTATCTGGGCATCCGCACTTAgttgtttgctttattttgtcTGTGATAGAGGAAAGATCCAGAGAAAACGATTGAAAGTTCTTGACATCAGG GTTATCAAAGCACTTATACAAATCAGCAGGAAGAATTCTTGGGCAGAATTAGTTCATTGCAAGCTTATTTCCATTTTAGCGAACATGTTTTATGAAGTTTCTGATGAAGCCATTGAGCCTGTACCTATCACACCAAAGTTTCTTGTGAATCAACTTGATATGATTGGTGGagttcaatttctttttcttgag TATGCCCTTGTGAACTCCAAAGAAGAGAGGAAAAATTTGTATTcgatactttttgactatgtcttgCACCAAATTAATGAAACATGTGTAGCTACAAGAGCCAACGAATATAGTGATGATGAGATCCGACCGCTCGCTAGCCTGCTCGCTCAAACAAATGCAGCTGAGGCATTTTATATTTCTGTTAAACTTGGGGTAGAAGGGATTGGGGAGCTTTTGAGAAGATCAATTGCATCTTCACTGTCCAGATATCCCAACAGCAAACGTTTAAATACG CTTTTGGAAACTGTAACTGAGAAATTTGATGAAATGATAAGTTCATTCACTCATTTGGAAGGAGAGTTTTCTCATATGATACAGATAACCAAAACTCACAGGTCTCCTGAAAATATGGAAGGCGTTGCTCTAAGAAATGACATCGGTCTGCAGGCAAAGCACTCATGGAGTACATTACATTCTCTTCTTCATTCGGAAAGACTTTCTTACCGACAAAATGGGTGTACCTGGTTAGGTGATCTGCTTATTGATGAAATCAGTGGAGAAAGAGATGGAACTATTTGGTCAAATATAAAATCCTTCCAGGAGAATATTTGTCAAGCTGGAAAACACGATTCTTCAGCTACACCAGATGCTCCTTTGCCTATTTCACTTATGTGTGGGCTTTTAAAGTCAAAACATAACTATATTAGATGGGGATTCTTATTTGTTCTTGAAAGGCTTCTTATGAGATGCAAATTTTTGTTAGACGAGTATGAAATGCAACAATCAAGGCGCAGTGATCTTGGGCATAGGAAGAAAGATTGGCATCTTGATAAAGCCCATGCGGTGATTGACATGATGAGCAGTGCTTTGTTGTTTCAGATTAATGAAAAAGACTGCACGAATAAATATGAAACAGACTCCACCAACATTCTGAAA ATGTGTGATATATTATTCTCCCAATTATGCCTAAGAGTACCCCCTGCTATGGCTCTGGCCCATGGAGATGACGTGCAAcatgacaataatttaaattgcCTCAGTTTAAACAAAAAGAGTGATGATGATAACAGTGTCCCTAAAGGAAATACTTTACACAAAGATAGACCTAATGAGGAAGAATATGGTAGCAGATCCAGCTACCCTATTAACAATCATATGGATCATGAGACTGCAGCAATGGCAGCACTTCTTCTACAAGGACAGGCCATTGTCCCAATGCAATTAATTGCTCGTGTTCCTGCTGCTTTGCTATATTGGCCGCTAATACAATTGGATGGAGCGGCTACAGATGATATTGCATTGGGTATTGCTGTTGGAAGCAAAGGAAGAGGAAACCTGCCTGGTGCCACATCTGATATCAGGGCCACCCTTCTCCTGCTTCTTGTCGGTAAATGCACATCGGATCCAGTTGCTTTCAAGGAAGTTGGTGGAGAACGATTTTTCAG GCATCTTTTGGATGACACAGATTCCAGGGTGGCATATTACTCTTCTGCTTTTCTTCTGAAG CGAATGATGACCGAGAAGCCTGACGAATATCAACACATGCTTCAGAATCTTGTTGTCAAAGCTCAGCAG AGCAACAATGAAAAACTGTTGGAAAATCCTTACCTTCAATTGCGAGGCATCCTTCAACTAGCAAATGATCTTGGATATGATTTGTAA
- the LOC131649129 gene encoding uncharacterized protein LOC131649129 isoform X4, translating into MSSSATSRIQLTTISRLRSSFLKKLPEPLLRAVADCLSSSLSSAVEPSRILRDYLAAPATTDLAYSAILEYTMAERVRSPAVVTRCVTILKRYLLRYKPSEETLLQIDHFCLTIIAECDNNLNPPWSRSLNQQSCASTTLKNKSPLSISKFASEAIVKSLSYVRSLVAQHIPKRLFQPSTFSRPSSASGQSLPTLSSLLDKSLSSQLYPASIQETAEKDSITSSISKLSKIENFDEKDKLGFIAHDVLQWRWLEKQQSPSMLAENDNAVGLQETRAHNFLEVGAAALLVGGIESKMKGQPRKYFGTDDMPYLNQLLQSSPVTSITNSSSARPHLRAIAAYKHIKTGPRQVWEDFPASTFRPRARQLFQYRCYSEQQPLRLNPAELCEVIAAVCSEIATPNTNFTTMSTRLTNNSGKPSMDVAVSVLIKLIIDMYVLDSRIATPLTLTLLEEMLSSSKTACRARAFDLILNLGVHAHLLEPMIADDTSTIEEEYSQESLFESNIQLMAQGSRKGNFSSKLDNFSAMDNLESWILNILYEILLLLVQIEEKEESIWASALSCLLYFVCDRGKIQRKRLKVLDIRVIKALIQISRKNSWAELVHCKLISILANMFYEVSDEAIEPVPITPKFLVNQLDMIGGVQFLFLEYALVNSKEERKNLYSILFDYVLHQINETCVATRANEYSDDEIRPLASLLAQTNAAEAFYISVKLGVEGIGELLRRSIASSLSRYPNSKRLNTLLETVTEKFDEMISSFTHLEGEFSHMIQITKTHRSPENMEGVALRNDIGLQAKHSWSTLHSLLHSERLSYRQNGCTWLGDLLIDEISGERDGTIWSNIKSFQENICQAGKHDSSATPDAPLPISLMCGLLKSKHNYIRWGFLFVLERLLMRCKFLLDEYEMQQSRRSDLGHRKKDWHLDKAHAVIDMMSSALLFQINEKDCTNKYETDSTNILKMCDILFSQLCLRVPPAMALAHGDDVQHDNNLNCLSLNKKSDDDNSVPKGNTLHKDRPNEEEYGSRSSYPINNHMDHETAAMAALLLQGQAIVPMQLIARVPAALLYWPLIQLDGAATDDIALGIAVGSKGRGNLPGATSDIRATLLLLLVGKCTSDPVAFKEVGGERFFRHLLDDTDSRVAYYSSAFLLKRMMTEKPDEYQHMLQNLVVKAQQSNNEKLLENPYLQLRGILQLANDLGYDL; encoded by the exons ATACAAACCAAGTGAGGAGACTTTACTGCAGATAGACCATTTTTGCTTAACCATTATTGCTGAATGTGATAATAACCTAAATCCACCATGGTCAAGATCTTTGAACCAACAATCTTGTGCATCAACAACACTAAAAAATAAATCTCCTTTGTCCATATCTAAATTTGCTTCTGAGGCTATTGTGAAGTCACTGAGTTATGTGCGTTCCCTAGTGGCACAACACATTCCAAAGCGACTTTTTCAGCCATCTACATTTTCAAGACCTTCTTCCGCATCAGGACAATCACTTCCGACATTGTCATCATTGTTAGATAAATCCCTCAGTTCCCAACTATATCCAGCAAGCATCCAAGAAACGGCAGAGAAGGATTCAATCACTTCATCTATTTCAAAATTatctaaaattgaaaattttgatgaaaaagacAAACTCGGGTTCATTGCCCATGATGTTCTACAATGGCGTTGGCTTGAGAAGCAGCAGTCACCATCAATGCTAGCTGAAAA TGATAATGCTGTGGGTTTACAAGAAACGAGAGCACATAATTTCTTAGAAGTAGGTGCTGCGGCTCTACTTGTAGGAGGCATTGAGTCTAAGATGAAGGGGCAACCGCGGAAATATTTTGGAACTGATGATATGCCTTATCTAAATCAACTATTGCAGTCCTCTCCAGTAACATCAATTACTAATTCTTCATCGGCTCGTCCTCACCTGAGAGCAATAGCAGCATATAAACACATCAAAACAGGGCCTCGTCAAGTTTG GGAGGACTTTCCTGCGAGTACATTCCGTCCTCGAGCTCGACAGCTCTTCCAATATCGTTGTTACAG TGAGCAACAACCTTTGCGATTGAACCCTGCTGAGTTATGTGAAGTTATTGCTGCAGTTTGCTCAGAGATTGCTACACCAAATACCAATTTCACGACAATGTCAACTAGGCTAACCAATAACAGTGGAAAACCATCAATGGATGTTGCTGTGAGCGTTcttataaaactaattattgacaT gtATGTTCTGGATTCTCGGATAGCTACTCCGCTCACTCTTACTTTGCTTGAG GAGATGCTTAGTTCTTCCAAAACCGCATGCAGGGCTCGAGCATTTGATTTAATTCTAAATCTTGGGGTTCATGCTCATCTTCTAGAACCAATGATAGCTGATGACACTTCCACAATTGAAGAAGAATATTCTCAAGAATCcttatttgagagtaacattcaacTTATGGCCCAAGGGAGTAGAAAAGGAAACTTTTCTAGCAAATTGGACAATTTCTCTGCAATGGATAATTTAGAATCTtggattttaaatattttgtatgagATACTACTTCTTCTCGTGCAG ATTGAAGAAAAGGAGGAATCTATCTGGGCATCCGCACTTAgttgtttgctttattttgtcTGTGATAGAGGAAAGATCCAGAGAAAACGATTGAAAGTTCTTGACATCAGG GTTATCAAAGCACTTATACAAATCAGCAGGAAGAATTCTTGGGCAGAATTAGTTCATTGCAAGCTTATTTCCATTTTAGCGAACATGTTTTATGAAGTTTCTGATGAAGCCATTGAGCCTGTACCTATCACACCAAAGTTTCTTGTGAATCAACTTGATATGATTGGTGGagttcaatttctttttcttgag TATGCCCTTGTGAACTCCAAAGAAGAGAGGAAAAATTTGTATTcgatactttttgactatgtcttgCACCAAATTAATGAAACATGTGTAGCTACAAGAGCCAACGAATATAGTGATGATGAGATCCGACCGCTCGCTAGCCTGCTCGCTCAAACAAATGCAGCTGAGGCATTTTATATTTCTGTTAAACTTGGGGTAGAAGGGATTGGGGAGCTTTTGAGAAGATCAATTGCATCTTCACTGTCCAGATATCCCAACAGCAAACGTTTAAATACG CTTTTGGAAACTGTAACTGAGAAATTTGATGAAATGATAAGTTCATTCACTCATTTGGAAGGAGAGTTTTCTCATATGATACAGATAACCAAAACTCACAGGTCTCCTGAAAATATGGAAGGCGTTGCTCTAAGAAATGACATCGGTCTGCAGGCAAAGCACTCATGGAGTACATTACATTCTCTTCTTCATTCGGAAAGACTTTCTTACCGACAAAATGGGTGTACCTGGTTAGGTGATCTGCTTATTGATGAAATCAGTGGAGAAAGAGATGGAACTATTTGGTCAAATATAAAATCCTTCCAGGAGAATATTTGTCAAGCTGGAAAACACGATTCTTCAGCTACACCAGATGCTCCTTTGCCTATTTCACTTATGTGTGGGCTTTTAAAGTCAAAACATAACTATATTAGATGGGGATTCTTATTTGTTCTTGAAAGGCTTCTTATGAGATGCAAATTTTTGTTAGACGAGTATGAAATGCAACAATCAAGGCGCAGTGATCTTGGGCATAGGAAGAAAGATTGGCATCTTGATAAAGCCCATGCGGTGATTGACATGATGAGCAGTGCTTTGTTGTTTCAGATTAATGAAAAAGACTGCACGAATAAATATGAAACAGACTCCACCAACATTCTGAAA ATGTGTGATATATTATTCTCCCAATTATGCCTAAGAGTACCCCCTGCTATGGCTCTGGCCCATGGAGATGACGTGCAAcatgacaataatttaaattgcCTCAGTTTAAACAAAAAGAGTGATGATGATAACAGTGTCCCTAAAGGAAATACTTTACACAAAGATAGACCTAATGAGGAAGAATATGGTAGCAGATCCAGCTACCCTATTAACAATCATATGGATCATGAGACTGCAGCAATGGCAGCACTTCTTCTACAAGGACAGGCCATTGTCCCAATGCAATTAATTGCTCGTGTTCCTGCTGCTTTGCTATATTGGCCGCTAATACAATTGGATGGAGCGGCTACAGATGATATTGCATTGGGTATTGCTGTTGGAAGCAAAGGAAGAGGAAACCTGCCTGGTGCCACATCTGATATCAGGGCCACCCTTCTCCTGCTTCTTGTCGGTAAATGCACATCGGATCCAGTTGCTTTCAAGGAAGTTGGTGGAGAACGATTTTTCAG GCATCTTTTGGATGACACAGATTCCAGGGTGGCATATTACTCTTCTGCTTTTCTTCTGAAG CGAATGATGACCGAGAAGCCTGACGAATATCAACACATGCTTCAGAATCTTGTTGTCAAAGCTCAGCAG AGCAACAATGAAAAACTGTTGGAAAATCCTTACCTTCAATTGCGAGGCATCCTTCAACTAGCAAATGATCTTGGATATGATTTGTAA